A window of Pseudophryne corroboree isolate aPseCor3 chromosome 12, aPseCor3.hap2, whole genome shotgun sequence contains these coding sequences:
- the LOC134980171 gene encoding toll-like receptor 2, producing MFQNSMRLMAFLLLLAALGSWHCVISCNISPDGNFAYCKGNNLNDVPQNLSYNLEYLDLSYNTISEITTNSFSQYPYLQTLNLSFNNISSVEDASFQNNLGMRNLSLFNNSLVEIPSALTQLENLNVLDLSNNLYPYATLGDMFYKLGNLQDLSIGGPLVSKVLKYDFVPIQNISLQKFALKTKSSLGYYEPGAFSLLNTQVLWLDIAIDNNATLLRDMLADLSGKTFNSLRFRNLFEFSYYEGAVDIFSSIPYINLEELVFYRGKFNEYLLRLVLQNVQLSNLQNLSLLSVDFARSLNGDKTNVTINNLVLNQLLIKDVTNPDILRFDWTFIWFSKVTNLYIINVNFNFVPCDAWGQMTNVVTLNISANRLLASYLFNLLCKYSVLPVIETFNVSNNQVHSLRTISLLTATWPKLTNLDLSNNYIGTLNESCVWTPSIKVLSLSYNLLSEDIFKCLPLTLEYLDMSNSLLDRLNMSYFKHAANLTSLILSNNKIKFIAKSWNSANLQVLALEGNSFGTIDQGSFQHLPQLKELTAGNNPYHCTCDLSAFIKGTITSGSLIVPDWPDNYFCYHPLSLLDTRLDLYSPGKLECNVSLVVAISVSVTAFVVIVCMLLCWRFNVPWYLRATCQIIRSKYRARKFQEAKNYAYHAFISYSYSDADWVRCVLLPRLESCNPPYRICIHERDFLPGKWIIDNIIDNIENSCKIIFILSRNFINSEWCNYELYFAHQRAIGHAFEDVILVVKENVSMKDLPRKFCRLRKMLRTKTYLEWPMEESRQPFFWVQLTSILGRGGQGAPGQENFSLVKETANVDSNSENNSVNTLPADQNLDIVSPSFFV from the coding sequence ATGTTTCAGAACAGCATGAGATTGATGGCGTTTCTCCTCTTGCTTGCTGCCCTCGGAAGCTGGCATTGTGTGATCTCATGCAACATCAGCCCAGATGGGAATTTTGCCTACTGCAAAGGCAACAACCTCAATGACGTACCCCAGAACCTTTCATACAACCTGGAGTACCTGGATCTGTCGTACAATACCATCTCAGAGATAACCACCAACAGCTTTTCCCAGTATCCCTACTTACAAACGCTGAACCTGAGCTTCAATAATATTTCCAGCGTAGAAGACGCATCATTTCAGAACAATCTTGGCATGAGGAACCTGAGTTTGTTTAACAACTCTCTTGTGGAGATACCATCTGCTTTGACACAGCTGGAGAACTTGAACGTCCTTGACTTGTCCAATAACTTGTACCCCTATGCGACTCTAGGGGATATGTTTTACAAGTTGGGGAATTTACAAGACTTGTCCATTGGGGGCCCATTAGTTTCTAAAGTCCTGAAATATGATTTTGTCCCCATACAGAATATTAGTTTACAAAAGTTTGCATTGAAAACCAAGTCCAGTTTAGGCTATTACGAACCAGGGGCTTTCTCTTTGCTGAACACCCAGGTCCTGTGGCTTGACATAGCTATTGATAATAATGCAACGCTGCTGAGGGACATGTTAGCGGACTTGTCCGGTAAAACTTTCAATAGCCTCCGTTTCCGGAATTTATTTGAGTTTTCCTATTATGAAGGTGCCGTGGACATATTCTCTTCCATTCCGTATATTAACTTAGAAGAGCTGGTCTTCTACAGAGGGAAATTCAATGAATACCTTCTGCGTTTGGTCTTGCAAAACGTCCAACTGTCCAACTTGCAGAACCTCTCGCTGCTCTCTGTGGATTTCGCACGTTCGCTGAATGGCGATAAGACTAATGTAACCATTAATAACTTGGTTTTGAACCAGCTGCTAATAAAAGATGTCACCAACCCGGATATCCTGAGATTTGATTGGACATTCATATGGTTTAGCAAAGTCACCAATTTGTACATCATCAACGTGAACTTCAACTTTGTTCCTTGTGACGCCTGGGGACAAATGACAAATGTCGTCACTTTGAACATATCTGCCAATCGGCTTCTGGCTTCGTACTTGTTCAACTTATTGTGCAAGTACAGCGTGCTGCCAGTGATCGAGACATTTAATGTTAGCAATAACCAGGTCCACAGCCTGAGGACCATCTCACTGTTGACAGCTACATGGCCAAAGCTCACCAACCTGGACCTCTCAAATAATTATATTGGGACTCTCAACGAGTCTTGTGTGTGGACGCCCAGCATCAAAGTTCTCTCTTTAAGTTACAACTTACTCTCGGAGGACATATTTAAGTGTCTACCTTTGACATTGGAATATCTGGACATGTCTAATTCCCTGTTGGATCGATTAAATATGAGTTACTTTAAACATGCTGCCAACTTGACCTCTCTAATTCTCAGTAACAATAAAATAAAATTCATTGCGAAGAGCTGGAACAGTGCCAACCTCCAGGTTTTGGCACTAGAAGGCAACTCTTTTGGAACAATCGATCAAGGTTCTTTCCAACATTTGCCCCAGCTGAAAGAACTGACTGCTGGGAATAACCCTTACCACTGTACATGTGACCTTAGCGCCTTCATCAAAGGGACAATAACATCGGGGTCCTTGATAGTCCCGGACTGGCCAGACAATTATTTCTGCTATCACCCTCTGAGCCTTCTAGACaccagactggacttatacagcccgGGAAAGCTGGAGTGTAACGTCAGTCTGGTGGTGGCCATATCAGTATCGGTAACAGCATTTGTAGTCATTGTCTGCATGCTACTGTGCTGGAGGTTTAATGTCCCCTGGTACTTGAGAGCAACGTGCCAGATAATTAGATCCAAATACCGAGCCCGGAAATTCCAGGAAGCCAAAAACTATGCCTATCATGCCTTTATCTCTTACAGCTACTCGGACGCAGATTGGGTGAGATGTGTGCTGCTCCCTAGACTAGAGAGCTGTAACCCTCCCTACCGAATCTGCATTCACGAAAGAGACTTCCTCCCTGGAAAGTGGATTATCGACAACATCATAGATAACATAGAGAACAGCTGTAAGATTATCTTCATCCTGTCCCGTAACTTTATCAACAGCGAGTGGTGTAACTACGAGCTGTACTTTGCCCACCAGAGGGCCATTGGCCATGCCTTCGAAGATGTCATCCTGGTTGTCAAGGAGAACGTCAGCATGAAAGACCTACCCAGGAAGTTCTGCAGGCTGCGGAAGATGCTTAGGACTAAAACCTACCTGGAGTGGCCTATGGAGGAAAGCCGCCAGCCATTCTTCTGGGTCCAACTCACGAGCATCCTGGGGAGAGGCGGACAAGGTGCCCCAGGCCAAGAGAACTTTTCATTGGTGAAGGAAACTGCGAATGTAGATAGCAACTCAGAAAACAACAGTGTCAACACACTACCGGCTGATCAAAACCTGGACATTGTGTCTCCATCATTCTTTGTGTGA